The following proteins are encoded in a genomic region of Candidatus Methylospira mobilis:
- a CDS encoding quinoprotein dehydrogenase-associated putative ABC transporter substrate-binding protein, whose protein sequence is MKINRLFPLALGISCILAAPAQAWEGQTLKVCSDPNNPPYSDTKGQGFENRLAELIGKEFGKKVEYTWFPQRMGFIRNTLKAKLPDSEEYKCDLIMGLPTGIEMAATTEPYYRSTYVLVIAKKRGWDDIAGSDDLAKLDEGRRGKLKIAMFDGSPATTWLLNHNLVEHAIPYQSMTGDASVNTTQLLEKDFAAGKLDMAIVWGPIAAYLEKHAKAGQLVLIAMKAEPGVRFSFPISMGVRIPDKDRKAELNTFIGKHGAEINKILQDYHIPLVAGE, encoded by the coding sequence ATGAAAATAAACCGTCTTTTCCCGCTCGCGCTGGGAATAAGCTGTATCCTCGCCGCCCCGGCGCAAGCCTGGGAAGGCCAAACGCTGAAAGTCTGTTCCGACCCCAATAATCCGCCCTATTCCGACACTAAAGGCCAGGGATTCGAAAACAGGCTGGCTGAACTGATCGGCAAGGAATTCGGCAAAAAAGTCGAATACACCTGGTTTCCACAGCGCATGGGATTCATACGCAATACGCTCAAGGCCAAGCTGCCCGATTCGGAAGAATACAAATGCGACCTGATCATGGGACTTCCCACCGGTATTGAAATGGCGGCCACAACAGAACCTTATTACCGTTCAACTTATGTTCTGGTCATCGCCAAAAAGCGCGGCTGGGACGACATCGCCGGCAGCGACGACCTCGCCAAACTGGATGAAGGCAGGCGCGGCAAACTCAAAATCGCGATGTTCGACGGCTCTCCCGCCACAACCTGGCTGCTGAATCATAACCTGGTGGAACACGCCATTCCGTATCAGAGCATGACCGGCGATGCGAGCGTCAACACCACGCAATTGCTGGAAAAAGACTTCGCCGCCGGCAAACTCGACATGGCCATCGTCTGGGGGCCAATCGCCGCTTACCTGGAAAAACACGCAAAAGCCGGTCAACTCGTGCTGATAGCCATGAAAGCGGAACCCGGCGTACGCTTCAGCTTCCCGATTTCGATGGGCGTCAGAATCCCGGATAAGGACAGAAAAGCCGAATTAAATACGTTCATCGGCAAGCACGGTGCTGAAATCAATAAAATATTGCAGGATTACCA
- a CDS encoding quinoprotein dehydrogenase-associated SoxYZ-like carrier: MFKRINQFKAVLFFLAVGFSAGILAGGEEDAAWNGGLKQKFFGDKVIQESSGVIELTAPYRAEDPALVPVSVTSKIAQTPEKYIKAITLIIDNNPVPFAAAFTFTPDSGKADIGLRVRVNAYTPVRAIAETSDGKLTMSRVFVKASGGCSAPIGADMDAAIARMGKMKFRLEGDKLALQQPNQVQLLISHPNITGMQMDQLTRSIKPAHFVEQVKVSFDGKPVMTAQTDIAVSADPNFRFYFKPDKAGELKAEIRDNRGNQFSDVQAVKP, from the coding sequence ATGTTTAAGCGCATAAATCAATTCAAGGCCGTTTTGTTTTTCCTGGCAGTGGGTTTTTCTGCCGGGATTTTGGCCGGCGGCGAAGAAGACGCTGCCTGGAACGGTGGACTCAAGCAAAAGTTTTTTGGCGACAAAGTAATCCAGGAAAGCAGCGGTGTTATCGAGCTGACCGCGCCTTACCGTGCCGAAGACCCGGCGCTGGTGCCTGTTTCCGTTACCAGTAAAATTGCGCAGACGCCGGAAAAATATATCAAGGCGATTACCCTCATCATTGACAACAACCCGGTGCCGTTCGCCGCGGCTTTCACTTTTACGCCTGACAGCGGCAAAGCCGATATCGGCCTGCGCGTGCGCGTCAACGCTTATACGCCGGTGCGAGCCATTGCCGAGACCAGCGACGGAAAACTGACCATGTCGCGGGTTTTCGTCAAAGCCAGCGGCGGCTGTTCCGCTCCGATCGGCGCCGATATGGATGCGGCGATCGCTCGCATGGGCAAGATGAAGTTCCGGCTTGAAGGAGACAAATTGGCATTGCAGCAGCCCAATCAGGTGCAGTTGCTGATCAGTCATCCCAATATCACCGGCATGCAGATGGATCAGCTGACGCGATCCATCAAGCCGGCTCATTTTGTGGAGCAGGTGAAAGTCAGCTTCGACGGCAAGCCGGTCATGACCGCGCAAACCGATATAGCGGTCAGCGCCGATCCCAATTTCCGTTTTTATTTCAAACCCGACAAGGCGGGCGAGCTTAAGGCGGAGATTCGCGATAATAGGGGTAATCAGTTTAGCGACGTGCAAGCGGTGAAACCGTAG
- a CDS encoding DUF3293 domain-containing protein, with protein MNRVYFDTHFERRESWEVWPAEFAIITAYATTGETWPDSRNLAADRQLEAELRRQRRWMRRLTGFSPADGHAEPGWAVDIGFHAVCDIGKRYEQDAIYYIIEDTLYVSFCDQRRALLEVGGFRVRVHP; from the coding sequence ATGAACCGCGTGTACTTTGACACTCATTTCGAACGGCGGGAAAGCTGGGAGGTCTGGCCGGCCGAGTTTGCGATCATCACCGCCTATGCCACGACCGGCGAAACCTGGCCCGATTCAAGGAATCTGGCCGCAGACAGGCAATTGGAAGCCGAGTTGCGCCGGCAGCGACGCTGGATGCGGCGGCTGACCGGTTTTTCACCGGCCGACGGACATGCGGAGCCAGGGTGGGCGGTCGATATCGGCTTTCACGCCGTTTGCGATATCGGAAAGCGCTATGAGCAGGATGCTATTTATTACATTATCGAGGATACGCTCTACGTCAGTTTTTGCGACCAACGCCGCGCATTGCTGGAAGTCGGTGGTTTCCGCGTGCGTGTTCATCCATGA
- a CDS encoding PqiC family protein yields MHAKYTRLIPLCSFLLLLAGCFGKSPAPDFYLLEPLAETGATPRTQQARRPVIALSPVSLPKYVDRTQIVQATARNSYQLNETQRWAEPLSDNIDRVLAENLARLVPADVVSPNSSSLARQAEIRIQITIVEFHVTPEQSALLRAQWSIRDGDKIAESRQSEYRIPASSSDYRLMVNALNGCIDRLSRDVADAARQQIRPNS; encoded by the coding sequence ATGCACGCAAAATACACCCGATTAATCCCGCTCTGCTCGTTCCTGCTGCTATTGGCAGGGTGTTTTGGAAAATCCCCCGCCCCGGATTTCTACCTGCTGGAGCCGCTCGCGGAAACGGGCGCGACGCCACGAACGCAACAGGCGCGACGTCCGGTCATCGCGCTGAGCCCGGTATCGTTGCCCAAATACGTGGACCGCACCCAGATCGTTCAGGCCACCGCCAGAAACAGTTATCAACTCAACGAAACCCAGCGCTGGGCGGAACCTCTGAGCGACAATATAGATCGGGTACTGGCGGAAAACCTTGCACGCCTTGTTCCGGCCGATGTGGTTTCGCCCAATTCATCGAGTCTGGCGCGTCAGGCTGAAATCAGGATACAGATAACCATCGTCGAATTTCATGTCACTCCCGAGCAATCGGCCCTGCTGCGCGCGCAATGGAGCATACGCGATGGCGACAAAATCGCCGAATCCCGCCAGAGCGAATACCGCATCCCCGCCTCGTCCAGCGACTACAGACTGATGGTCAATGCGCTGAACGGCTGCATCGATCGGCTGAGCCGGGACGTTGCCGATGCGGCCAGACAGCAGATACGACCGAATAGTTGA
- a CDS encoding quinoprotein relay system zinc metallohydrolase 2 has translation MNRYRRQWHIILLGVLWGICCASAPAAAPLELMQVAEGIFVHQGRDELPDTLNHGEIANIGFVAGTRCVAIIDSGGSPEQGRALKVAVEALSPLPVCYVINTHVHPDHIYGNRAFALPGVHFVGHRKLAQAMSLRAGYYLENAGKRLNIVLEPADFIPPDIAVDDALKLDLGGRTLRLTAHAAAHTDSDLTVYDEKTQTLWAADLLFMTHVPVVDGSVNGWLAELAKLRAIPARHAIPGHGPVSADWPAASDAELGYLEMLRAEIREYIRQGKTMEAAMNGIGLSARRNWQLFDEFHKRNISTAFAELEWE, from the coding sequence GTGAACCGGTATAGACGACAATGGCATATTATTCTGCTGGGGGTTCTATGGGGTATATGCTGTGCTTCGGCGCCCGCCGCCGCGCCGCTCGAATTGATGCAGGTGGCGGAGGGGATTTTCGTGCATCAGGGCCGCGACGAGTTGCCCGATACGCTGAACCACGGCGAAATCGCCAATATCGGATTCGTCGCCGGGACGCGCTGTGTGGCGATTATAGACTCCGGGGGCAGCCCCGAACAGGGGCGCGCGTTAAAAGTCGCTGTCGAAGCTCTTAGCCCGCTTCCTGTGTGTTATGTGATCAATACCCATGTGCATCCGGACCACATTTACGGAAACCGGGCTTTCGCACTGCCGGGCGTGCATTTTGTCGGTCACCGGAAGCTCGCGCAGGCCATGAGTCTGCGCGCGGGGTATTATCTGGAAAATGCCGGAAAACGCCTGAACATCGTGCTGGAACCGGCTGACTTCATTCCACCTGATATCGCTGTAGACGATGCGCTGAAACTGGATCTGGGGGGGCGCACGTTGCGTTTGACCGCGCATGCTGCGGCGCACACCGACAGCGACTTGACGGTCTACGACGAAAAAACGCAGACGCTGTGGGCGGCGGATCTGCTTTTCATGACGCACGTTCCTGTCGTCGACGGCAGCGTGAACGGATGGCTGGCGGAGCTGGCCAAATTGCGTGCGATCCCCGCCCGGCATGCGATACCCGGTCATGGACCGGTCAGCGCGGACTGGCCGGCCGCGTCGGATGCGGAACTGGGTTACCTGGAAATGCTGCGCGCCGAAATCCGGGAATATATCAGGCAGGGCAAAACCATGGAAGCCGCCATGAACGGAATAGGGCTATCCGCCCGCCGGAATTGGCAATTGTTTGATGAGTTTCATAAACGCAACATCTCGACTGCGTTTGCGGAATTGGAATGGGAATAG
- a CDS encoding ABC transporter ATP-binding protein, whose product MSIPDLNSKQHVVVKNMTMAYGEFVIQRNLDFTVNEGDVFIIMGGSGCGKSTLLKHMIGLMKPAHGDVVLHDKSLWQCSPEQRETLMRRIGVLYQSSALFSSLTLAENVALPLGEFTRYTASEIRDIASYKLALVGLAGFEDYYPAEISGGMQKRAGLARAIALDPEILFFDEPSSGLDPVSSRLLDDLIISLRDILGTTIVLVTHELASLFAIGTNSVFLDSESKTMLATGSPHTLLAESRDPRIQQFLTRGEYHA is encoded by the coding sequence ATGTCAATACCGGATTTAAATTCGAAACAGCATGTCGTCGTTAAAAACATGACCATGGCCTATGGTGAGTTTGTCATTCAGCGCAATCTCGATTTTACCGTCAACGAAGGCGATGTCTTTATTATCATGGGCGGCAGCGGCTGCGGCAAAAGCACGCTGCTCAAGCACATGATCGGATTAATGAAGCCGGCGCACGGCGATGTCGTTCTACACGACAAGAGCCTGTGGCAATGCTCGCCCGAACAGCGTGAAACACTGATGCGCCGTATCGGCGTGCTGTATCAAAGCAGCGCGCTGTTCAGCTCACTGACGCTGGCTGAGAATGTCGCCTTGCCGCTGGGTGAATTTACCCGCTACACAGCGAGCGAAATTCGCGATATTGCCTCCTACAAACTGGCGCTGGTCGGCCTGGCGGGCTTCGAAGACTATTACCCCGCGGAAATCAGCGGCGGCATGCAAAAACGCGCAGGGCTTGCGCGCGCGATCGCACTCGACCCGGAAATTCTGTTTTTTGACGAACCCTCGTCGGGTCTGGACCCGGTCAGTTCCAGACTGCTGGACGACCTGATCATCAGCCTGCGCGATATCCTCGGCACCACCATCGTCCTTGTCACCCATGAACTGGCCAGTCTGTTTGCGATCGGCACCAATTCCGTTTTTCTGGATTCGGAGTCGAAAACCATGCTGGCCACCGGATCGCCTCATACCCTGCTCGCGGAATCCCGTGATCCGCGTATCCAGCAATTTCTCACGCGAGGAGAATATCATGCATAA
- a CDS encoding methanol/ethanol family PQQ-dependent dehydrogenase, with the protein MKQPVKSWLIATSIASLLAAPGLSQANAEVDNLSKDPSNWATWGGNYAGTRYSTLDQINTHNVKNLQVAWTFSTGVLRGHEGGPLTVNGVVFVHTPYPHKVYALDQSTQSVIWEYAYTPDKDIDPNQVISVMCCDVVNRGLAYGDGKIFLAQGDATLVALDAKTGKLAWKIKNADPKVGATSTNAPLVVKDKVITGMAGGEFGVRGFLAAYNIKDGSLAWKKYSMGPDAEVGLNPEKTTTWVDGKTAPVGKDSSLSTWKGDQWKIGGGSTWGWYSYDPALNLVYYGSGNPSTWNPVQRPGDNKWSMSIWARDADTGEAKWVYQMTPHDEWDYDGINEMVLLDLPMKDRNGKDHDKLLVHFDRNGFGYTLDRVTGELLVAEKFDKAVNWASHVDYKTGRPQVVKEYSTHQNGTDVNTKGVCPAALGSKDQQPIAFSPRTKLVYIPGNHVCMNYEPFEVEYTAGQPYVGATLTMFPAGVDAVTGIKNGSTNLGVFTAWDPTTGKIVWSKDEPFSVWSGAVATAGDVVFYGTLEGYVKAVDARSGNELYRFKTPSGIIGNVNTWSYKGKQYVGVLSGLGGWAGIGMAAGLDGESEGLGAVGAYKSLANFTKLGGVLTVFSLPNN; encoded by the coding sequence ATGAAACAACCCGTTAAAAGCTGGCTGATCGCAACATCGATTGCATCCCTGCTGGCAGCGCCCGGGCTCTCCCAAGCAAACGCTGAAGTAGATAATCTGAGCAAAGACCCTTCGAACTGGGCAACATGGGGCGGCAACTACGCCGGCACCCGTTACAGCACCCTGGATCAAATCAACACCCACAACGTCAAGAACCTTCAGGTTGCCTGGACTTTCTCCACCGGCGTACTGCGCGGACACGAAGGCGGCCCTCTGACCGTCAATGGCGTTGTTTTCGTTCATACCCCCTACCCGCACAAGGTTTACGCGCTGGATCAATCCACCCAGAGCGTAATCTGGGAATACGCCTATACGCCTGACAAGGATATCGATCCGAACCAGGTTATTTCCGTTATGTGCTGCGACGTGGTCAACCGCGGTCTGGCTTACGGCGACGGAAAAATCTTCCTGGCTCAGGGCGACGCAACCCTGGTAGCCCTGGATGCAAAAACCGGTAAGCTTGCATGGAAGATCAAGAATGCCGACCCTAAAGTCGGCGCAACCAGCACCAACGCGCCTCTGGTCGTCAAAGACAAAGTCATCACCGGTATGGCCGGTGGCGAATTCGGCGTGCGCGGCTTCCTGGCCGCCTACAACATCAAGGACGGCTCGCTGGCATGGAAAAAATACAGCATGGGTCCCGACGCAGAAGTCGGCCTGAATCCCGAAAAAACCACAACCTGGGTTGACGGCAAAACCGCGCCTGTCGGAAAAGACTCCAGTCTGAGCACCTGGAAGGGCGACCAGTGGAAAATCGGCGGCGGCAGCACCTGGGGCTGGTACAGCTATGACCCCGCGCTGAACTTGGTTTACTACGGTTCCGGCAACCCTTCGACCTGGAACCCGGTACAGCGTCCTGGCGACAACAAGTGGTCCATGTCGATCTGGGCTCGTGACGCCGACACCGGCGAAGCCAAATGGGTTTACCAGATGACTCCGCACGACGAATGGGATTACGACGGCATTAACGAAATGGTTCTGCTCGACCTGCCGATGAAAGACCGGAACGGCAAGGATCATGACAAACTGCTGGTGCATTTCGACCGTAACGGCTTCGGCTATACCCTCGATCGCGTAACCGGTGAACTGCTCGTTGCCGAGAAGTTCGACAAGGCAGTCAACTGGGCCAGCCATGTCGACTACAAGACCGGCCGTCCGCAGGTTGTGAAAGAGTACTCCACGCATCAGAACGGCACGGACGTCAACACCAAGGGCGTATGCCCTGCGGCTCTGGGATCGAAAGACCAGCAGCCTATCGCGTTCTCGCCGAGAACCAAGCTGGTTTACATTCCCGGCAACCACGTATGTATGAACTACGAACCATTCGAAGTTGAATACACTGCCGGTCAGCCTTATGTAGGCGCTACCCTGACCATGTTCCCGGCCGGCGTTGACGCTGTAACCGGCATCAAGAACGGCTCCACCAATCTGGGCGTATTTACTGCGTGGGATCCGACTACCGGTAAAATCGTATGGTCCAAGGATGAGCCGTTCTCAGTATGGTCCGGCGCTGTTGCAACCGCGGGCGATGTCGTGTTCTACGGCACGCTGGAAGGTTACGTCAAGGCAGTTGATGCACGCTCCGGTAACGAGCTGTATCGCTTCAAGACGCCTTCGGGCATTATCGGCAACGTAAACACCTGGTCTTACAAGGGCAAGCAGTACGTTGGCGTTCTGTCCGGTCTCGGCGGCTGGGCCGGTATCGGCATGGCGGCTGGTCTTGACGGCGAAAGCGAAGGTCTGGGTGCGGTCGGCGCTTACAAAAGCCTCGCCAACTTCACCAAGCTGGGCGGCGTTCTGACTGTGTTCTCACTGCCTAACAATTAA
- a CDS encoding GTPase — MHAETHPYFIEALDWIRQAKQQGWIKADIGALQRTLEPPAAAFQFDGATQRPLIVAFVGGTGVGKSTLLNRLARQELALTSVERPTSREVSLYLHQSLLIEHLPGDLPLSQTRHAHHQDERYRHILWIDMPDFDSTETHNREQVLRWLPHIDVLLYVVSPERYRDDQGWQILRSEGREHAWLFIMNQWDRGDPLQLRDFGKLLAQGGFADPVILCTDSSEQPDGNSAGDDFTLLEETLRTLADSHIGAQLESRALSIRMQETRELLMQIGRRMGCIEDIVRLKKIWRGIWQKQSEELLRALEWPIRDNAALLAQKLFTPALQGSGAGDIAPQRQDMLIWDDHAQMQLQDTLHTLTLEAENLRLPFQPLREGLIPLQTAAAQQILASATRGLRMAQARPGNKAQRFFLKSAMLCEVFLPLAAAAWIGRDIVLGYYLGSLNQRAFLGADFAIHALLLTGISWLLPFLLHRALTPSAERVAAHGLRKGIESGFGQIDQIVCRILDAYEANWKEQQACLDRLCSSSRIETSDPLPKNRLLERMLTTTNQSNRS; from the coding sequence GCCAAACAGCAAGGCTGGATCAAAGCCGACATCGGCGCCTTGCAACGGACCCTGGAACCTCCCGCAGCGGCTTTTCAATTTGACGGCGCAACTCAGCGCCCATTGATAGTCGCCTTCGTCGGCGGCACCGGCGTCGGCAAAAGCACGCTGCTGAACCGGCTGGCGCGGCAGGAGCTGGCGCTTACCAGCGTGGAACGGCCTACATCGCGGGAAGTTTCGCTCTATCTGCATCAATCGCTGCTGATCGAACATCTGCCCGGCGACCTGCCGCTTTCGCAAACCAGACACGCGCATCATCAGGACGAGCGCTACAGGCATATACTGTGGATAGACATGCCGGATTTCGACAGCACGGAAACGCACAACCGCGAACAGGTGCTGCGATGGCTGCCGCACATCGACGTACTGCTGTATGTGGTAAGCCCGGAACGCTACCGCGACGATCAGGGCTGGCAGATACTGCGCAGCGAGGGGCGCGAACACGCGTGGCTGTTTATCATGAATCAGTGGGATCGGGGAGACCCGCTGCAATTGCGGGATTTCGGCAAGCTGCTGGCGCAAGGCGGATTTGCAGATCCGGTCATTTTATGCACCGACAGCAGCGAACAGCCGGACGGAAATAGCGCCGGCGACGACTTCACCTTGCTCGAAGAAACGCTGCGGACGTTGGCGGACAGCCACATCGGCGCACAACTGGAAAGCCGCGCCCTGTCGATACGCATGCAAGAAACGCGCGAACTGCTGATGCAAATTGGCCGACGAATGGGGTGTATCGAAGATATCGTCCGTCTGAAAAAAATCTGGCGCGGGATTTGGCAAAAGCAAAGCGAGGAATTGCTGCGCGCGCTGGAATGGCCGATACGCGACAACGCCGCGTTACTGGCGCAGAAACTGTTTACTCCGGCCCTGCAAGGCAGCGGCGCCGGGGACATCGCGCCGCAGCGCCAGGACATGCTGATCTGGGACGACCACGCCCAAATGCAATTGCAGGACACGCTGCACACATTAACGCTGGAAGCCGAAAACCTGCGCCTGCCGTTTCAACCGTTACGCGAAGGGCTGATCCCGCTGCAAACCGCGGCGGCGCAACAAATACTCGCATCCGCCACGCGCGGTTTGCGTATGGCGCAGGCGCGTCCCGGCAACAAGGCGCAACGCTTTTTTTTAAAATCCGCCATGCTGTGCGAAGTGTTTCTGCCGTTGGCGGCGGCCGCATGGATAGGCAGAGATATAGTCCTCGGCTATTATCTGGGCAGCCTGAATCAGCGCGCTTTCCTCGGAGCGGACTTTGCAATCCACGCGCTACTCCTGACAGGCATATCCTGGCTGCTGCCGTTTCTGCTGCATCGCGCGCTCACGCCCTCAGCCGAGCGCGTCGCCGCCCATGGCTTGCGCAAGGGAATCGAAAGCGGATTCGGGCAGATAGATCAAATAGTCTGCCGCATACTCGATGCTTATGAAGCAAATTGGAAAGAACAGCAGGCTTGCCTTGACAGGCTGTGCTCAAGCAGTAGAATCGAAACAAGTGATCCTTTACCCAAAAACCGGTTATTGGAACGGATGCTGACAACGACTAACCAATCTAACCGCTCATGA
- a CDS encoding MlaD family protein — MSKPANTYVIGAFTVGALILLITGIIFFGGNKMLVKDVDRFVIFFDSSLNGLDIGAAVKLQGVKIGTVTEILLEVDSEKKKIYKPVVVEINRQTFVNKYGQPVAIRKQYGEDMDHSRSLIDAGLRARLETQSLLTGMLYVNFGFYPDEPVVLTGINYHNLEELPSIKTSIDELRTTADEIAKKVRAMPIDQIVRDLADSMSEIRTILKSDELRDSRIALAHTLTSLEKSVTTLNQNMQPLLNNTNGLLQDTRGMVKDMHKEIAPLLKSAETTMTTATLTLNNAKGAMSSVESAIGPESNLNEALVALKDAARSINELSDFLERHPEALISGKD, encoded by the coding sequence ATGAGTAAACCGGCAAACACCTATGTCATCGGCGCTTTTACCGTAGGCGCCCTGATCCTGCTGATAACCGGCATCATCTTTTTCGGCGGGAATAAAATGCTGGTCAAGGATGTCGATCGCTTTGTCATTTTTTTCGACTCATCGCTGAACGGACTCGACATCGGCGCCGCGGTCAAGCTGCAGGGTGTGAAAATCGGCACGGTGACGGAAATTCTGCTGGAAGTGGATTCGGAAAAGAAAAAAATCTACAAACCGGTGGTCGTCGAAATTAATCGCCAGACCTTTGTCAATAAATATGGACAACCGGTCGCCATCCGTAAACAATACGGCGAGGACATGGACCATAGCCGGTCGTTGATTGATGCCGGACTGCGCGCGCGCCTGGAAACTCAAAGCCTGTTGACCGGCATGCTTTACGTCAATTTCGGATTTTATCCGGACGAACCGGTGGTATTAACCGGCATCAACTACCATAATCTGGAAGAACTGCCCAGCATTAAAACCTCGATCGACGAGTTGCGCACCACCGCCGACGAAATTGCCAAAAAAGTGCGCGCGATGCCGATCGACCAGATTGTGCGAGACCTTGCCGATAGCATGAGTGAAATTCGCACCATCCTGAAATCGGATGAGCTGCGCGACTCGCGTATTGCTTTGGCGCATACGCTGACCTCGCTGGAAAAGTCGGTTACTACCCTGAATCAGAACATGCAGCCGCTGTTGAACAATACCAACGGTTTATTGCAGGATACACGCGGCATGGTCAAGGATATGCACAAGGAGATAGCTCCGCTGTTAAAAAGCGCCGAAACCACGATGACCACAGCCACCCTGACGCTAAACAACGCCAAGGGCGCAATGTCTTCGGTAGAAAGCGCTATCGGCCCAGAATCCAACCTGAACGAGGCGCTGGTTGCGTTAAAAGACGCGGCGCGCTCGATCAACGAACTTTCGGATTTTCTGGAACGCCATCCGGAAGCGTTGATTTCAGGAAAAGACTAG
- a CDS encoding MlaE family ABC transporter permease: MTSKRTPSGDGMSATGIAIIRNGEQIIIRFSGSWRRDSGAVDSAKLIKDVLSLLPKRIAFQCEVQNDWDSRLPACLFRLLNECRQRNVNADISALPDGLQRLVKQAMTVPERQDARRDGPKTPLLAIIGENVLAAKTNVHEFLGFIGLMLLSLLTLIRGKAKMRRVDLMLFIQEAGGNALPIVTLISILVGLILAFVGSIQLSRFGAQIFIADLVGLGMFREMGALMTAVIVAGRTGAAYAAQLGTMNANSEIDALKTMGISPMEFLVLPRLLALMLMMPLLVLYADYLGVLGGAIVTTGTFDISWLQYINETKRIVRINAFFLGMFKGLVFATLIAVAGCLRGLRCGRSASDVGNATTGAVVDSIVYIVVADSLITIMANRLHI; this comes from the coding sequence ATGACATCTAAGCGGACACCATCCGGGGATGGGATGTCGGCCACCGGCATTGCGATCATACGCAACGGAGAGCAAATTATTATCCGTTTCTCAGGGTCGTGGCGCCGCGACAGCGGTGCTGTCGACAGCGCAAAACTCATCAAGGATGTTTTATCGCTCCTCCCAAAACGCATCGCGTTCCAATGCGAAGTACAAAACGATTGGGACAGCCGCCTGCCTGCGTGTCTGTTCAGGCTGCTGAACGAATGCAGACAACGCAACGTCAACGCAGACATTTCCGCGTTGCCGGACGGATTGCAACGCCTGGTCAAACAGGCCATGACCGTGCCGGAACGGCAGGACGCCAGACGAGACGGTCCCAAAACGCCGCTGCTGGCCATCATCGGCGAAAACGTGCTGGCGGCAAAAACCAACGTCCACGAGTTCCTCGGATTTATCGGCTTGATGCTATTAAGCCTGCTGACCCTGATACGCGGCAAAGCCAAGATGCGCCGCGTCGATCTTATGTTGTTCATACAGGAAGCGGGCGGCAACGCCCTGCCCATAGTCACGCTGATCAGCATACTGGTCGGACTGATACTCGCTTTCGTCGGCTCGATACAGCTATCGCGCTTCGGCGCGCAGATTTTTATCGCCGACCTGGTGGGACTCGGCATGTTCAGGGAAATGGGCGCGCTGATGACTGCCGTCATCGTTGCCGGGCGTACCGGCGCCGCCTATGCTGCGCAACTGGGCACCATGAACGCCAACAGCGAAATAGACGCGCTGAAAACCATGGGCATATCGCCGATGGAATTCCTGGTGCTGCCGCGCCTGCTTGCATTGATGCTGATGATGCCGCTGCTGGTGCTATATGCCGATTACCTGGGCGTGCTGGGCGGCGCGATCGTAACTACCGGCACATTCGACATTTCCTGGCTGCAATACATCAATGAAACCAAGCGTATCGTACGCATAAACGCCTTTTTTCTCGGCATGTTCAAAGGCTTGGTCTTCGCTACGCTGATTGCCGTCGCCGGCTGTCTGCGCGGCCTGCGTTGCGGACGCAGCGCATCGGACGTCGGCAACGCGACCACCGGGGCAGTGGTCGACAGCATCGTCTATATCGTTGTTGCCGACTCGCTGATAACGATCATGGCAAACAGACTGCATATCTAA